The nucleotide sequence TTCCGTGACCCTGCGCGCCGTGTTCCCCAACCCTGATCACATCCTGCTGCCGGGCATGTTTGTCCATGCCCAGCTGCAAGCCGGCGTGAACAGCAAGGCGATTCTGGCCCCGCAACAGGGCGTGACCCGCGACATCAGGGGCATCCCCACCGCGCTGGTGGTCAACGCGGACAACAAGGTTGAACAGCGTGATCTGGTTGCCAACCGTACCGTCGGCGCCTACTGGCTGGTTGAAAAAGGCTTGAAGGCTGGCGACCGCGTGATCACTGAAGGCTTGCAGTTCGTCAAACCGGGCATCGCGGTTGAAGTGAAGGACGCCACCAACGCCAAGCCCGCCGGTACTGCTCCTGCCGCCGCTGGCAAAGGGGAGTAATTCATGTCGAAGTTTTTTATCGACCGCCCCATTTTCGCTTGGGTAATTTCCCTGGTGATCATGCTGGTCGGCGCTCTATCGATCCTCAAATTACCCATCAACCAATACCCGGCCATTGCGCCAACGGCCATTGATATCCAGGCCACCTACCCAGGCGCTTCCGCACAGACCGTGCAGGACACCGTGGTGCAGGTTATCGAGCAACAGCTCAACGGTATCGACAACTTGCGTTATGTCTCCTCGGAAAGTAACTCCGACGGCAGCATGACCATCACCGCGACGTTCAATCAGGGTACCAACCCGGACATCGCCCAGGTCCAGGTGCAGAACAAGCTGAACCTGGCGACCCCATTGCTGCCGCAAGAAGTGCAGCAACAGGGGATCCGCGTGACCAAGTCGGTGAAGAACTTCCTGATGGTGATTGGCCTGGTGTCCGAAGACGGCTCCATGAACAAGGATGACCTGTCCAACTACATCGTTTCCAATATCCAGGACCCGATTTCCCGGACCTCCGGCGTGGGCGACTTCCAGGTCTTCGGTTCTCAGTACGCCATGCGTATCTGGCTGGATCCGGCCAAGTTGAACAACTTCCAGATGACCCCGGTGGATGTCAGCAACGCCGTCCAGGCGCAGAACGTGCAGGTGGCCACCGGCCAACTGGGCGGCCTGCCTGCCCTGCCCGGCACACAGTTGAACGCGACCATCATCGGCAAGACCCGCCTGCAAACCGCCGAACAGTTTGAAAAGATTCTGCTGCGCGTGAATGCCGACGGCTCCCAGGTACGCCTGAGCGATGTGGCCCGTGTCGAACTGGGCGGCCAGAACTACAGCATCAGTGCGCAGTTCAACGGCAAGCCGGCTTCCGGCATGGCGATCAAGCTGGCATCCGGCGCCAACGCCCTGGACACCGCCAAGGCCATCCGTGAAACGGTTGCGTCCCTCGAACCGTTCTTCCCGCCGGGCATGAAAGCTGTGGTCCCGTATGACACCACCCCGGTAGTGACCGAATCGATTTCCGGGGTAGTGCATACCTTGATCGAGGCGATCGTCCTGGTGTTCCTGGTGATGTACCTGTTCCTGCAGAACTTCCGCGCCACCATCATCACCACCATGACGGTGCCGGTGGTATTGCTGGGTACCTTCGGGATCCTCGCGGCCTTCGGTTTCACCATCAATACCCTGACCATGTTCGGCATGATCCTGGCCATCGGCCTGCTGGTGGACGATGCGATCGTGGTGGTGGAGAACGTCGAACGGGTAATGGCCGAGGAGCACTTGTCGCCGAAAGAGGCGACAGTCAAATCCATGAGCCAGATCCAGGGCGCTTTGGTCGGTATTGCCCTGGTGCTGTCGGCGGTACTGCTGCCAATGGCGTTCTTCGGCGGTTCCACGGGGGTCATCTATAAACAGTTCTCCATCACCATTGTTTCGGCGATGGGGCTGTCGGTTCTGGTTGCACTGATCTTCACCCCGGCCTTGTGCGCCACCATGCTCAAGCCGATCGATCCCGAGAAGCACGGCCAACCCAAGCGTGGTTTCTTCGGCTGGTTCAACCGCTCCTTCGATCGTGGCGTACTGAGCTACGAACGCGGCGTGGGCAACATGATCAAGCACAAGGCGCCTTCGTTCCTGGTGTACCTGATCATCTTCGCCGGCATGATCTGGCTGTTCACCCGCATTCCGAGCGCGTTCCTGCCCGAGGAAGACCAGGGCGTGATCTTCGCCCAGGTGCAGACACCGGTTGGCTCTTCGGCCGAACGGACCCAGACGGTCATCGACAACATGCGTGCCTACCTGTTGAACGACAAGGAAGGCGAGCCGGGCGAAGGCAAGGCCGTGAGCTCGGTGTTTACCGTGAACGGTTTCAACTTTGCCGGTCGCGGCCAGAGTTCGGGCCTGGCGTTCGTCATGCTCAAACCTTGGGATGAGCGCGATGCCTCGACGTCGGTGTTTGAAGTGGCCAAGCGTGCGCAAGGCTACTTTTCCCAGACCTTCAAGGACGCCATGGTGTTCGCCATCGTGCCGCCATCGGTTCTGGAACTGGGTAACGCCACCGGTTTTGACGTGTTCCTGCAGGACCAGGGCGGTGTCGGCCATGACAAGCTCATGCAGGCCCGCAACCAGTTCCTGGGCATGGCCTCGCAAAGCAAGATCCTGGCAGGCGTTCGTCCCAATGGCGTCAACGATGAGCCGCAGTACGAGCTGACCATTGACGACGAGAAAGCCAGCGCGCAGGGCGTCAGCCTCGCCAGCATCAACCAGACCCTGGCGATCGCACTGGGTGGTAGCTACATCAACGACTTCATCGACCGTGGTCGGGTGAAGAAGGTCTATATCCAGGGTGAAGTCGCCAGCCGGATGACGCCTGAAGACCTGACGAAATGGTTCGTACGCAGCGACGACGGAAAGATGGTGCCACTGTCGGCCATCGCCTCCGGCGACTGGATCTTCGGTTCACCGAAACTCTCGCGGTACAACGGTGTAGCGGCGATGGAAATCCTCGGCACCCCGGCACCGGGCTACAGTACCGGTGACGCGATGGCGGAAGTCGAGCGGATCGCCAAGCAATTGCCGGCGGGCATCGGCTACGCCTGGACCGGTTTGTCGTATGAAGAACGCCTGTCCGGTTCCCAGGCGCCTGCGTTGTACGCCCTGTCGCTGCTGGTGGTATTCCTCTGCCTGGCCGCGCTGTACGAAAGCTGGTCGATCCCGATTGCGGTGGTGCTGGTTGTACCGCTGGGCGTCATCGGGGCCCTGATGGCTACCAGCCTGAGGGGACTGTCCAACGACGTGTTCTTCCAGGTGGGGCTGTTGGTGACCGTAGGCCTGGCCTCGAAGAACGCCATTCTGATCGTGGAATTCGCCAAGGAACTCCACGAACAGGGCAAAGGCATCGTCGAGGCGGCGATCGAGGCATCTCGCATGCGTCTGCGCCCGATCATCATGACGTCGATGGCGTTCATCCTCGGCGTACTGCCGCTGGCGATCTCCTCGGGCGCAGGTTCAGGTAGCCAACACGCCATCGGTACCGGCGTAATTGGCGGTATGATCACCGCAACCGTCCTCGCGGTCTTCTGGGTGCCATTGTTCTTCGTCACCGTGTCATCCATCGGCAGCCGCAAGAAGACCGCCAAGTCCGACACACCGCAAACTCCTAAAGAGGCTGGCTAATGCGCAAGTCGCTACTTTCCCTGGCAGTCACGGCCATTGTGCTCAGTGGCTGCTCGCTGATCCCTGACTATCAGCAGCCTGAAGCGCCGGTTGCCGCCCAGTTCCCGCAGGGGCCGGCTTACTCGTCCGCCCAGGCGCCGAGCCAGGCTGCCGCCGAGCAAGGCTGGAAGCAGTTTTTCCACGACCCTGCCCTGCAGCAATTGATTCAGGTCGCGCTGGTCAACAACCGCGACCTGCGCGTCGCGGCCCTGAACATTGACGCGTTTGCGGCGCAGTACCGCATCCAGCGCGCCGACCTGTTCCCGGCCGTCTCGGCCAATGGCAGCGGCAATCGCCAGCGGGTTCCGGCACGTGCTTCGCAAACCGGCGAAGCGGGCATCACCAGCTCGTACTCGGCAACACTGGGGATCAACTCCTATGAGTTGGACCTGTTCGGCCGTGTTCGCAGCCTGAGCGAAGAAGCGCTGCAAAGGTACTTCGCGACCGAAGAAGCTCGCCGCAGCACACAGATCAGTCTGGTTGCCAGCGTGGCTAACGCCTACCTGACCTGGCAGGCCGACAAGGAGCTGCTGAAGCTGACCCAGGACACCTTGGACACGTTCGAGCAGAGCTACAAGCTCACCTCCCGCAGCAATGAAGTCGGCGTGGCCTCGGCCCTGGACTTGAGTCAGGCACGGACCTCGGTCGAGAGCGCGCGCGTCCAACTGGCACGCTACACCCGCCAGGTAGCTCAAGACGAAAACAACCTGACGATGTTGCTGGGCACCAGCCTGCCGGCGAATATCGCCAGCAAGCCACTGTCCGACGACCTGTTGAGCGAAGTACCCGCCGGCCTGCCTTCGGACCTGTTGCAACGTCGCCCGGACATCCTGCAAGCCGAATACAACCTCAAGGCCGCCAACGCCAATATCGGCGCGGCCCGTGCGGCGTTCTTCCCGAGCATCAGCCTAACGGCCAATGCCGGTACGCTGAGCCCGGATCTTGGAGGTCTGTTCAAAGGCGGTTCGGGCACCTGGTCGTTTGCCCCGCAGATCAACATTCCGATCTTCAACGCCGGTAGCCTGCGCGCAAGCCTGGATTACTCGAAGATTCAGAAAGAGATCAACGTCGCGAACTACGAGAAAGCGATTCAGACTGCATTCCAGGAAGTCTCCGACGGCCTGGCCGCAAGAGCGACCTACAACCAACAGTTGCAGGCCCAGCGTGATTTCGTCGAGGCCAACCAGGATTACCACCGTCTGGCCGAGCGCCGCTACCGCATTGGGGTCGACAGCAACCTGACCTTCCTCGATGCCCAGCGCCAGTTGTTCAGTGCCCAGCAAACGCTGATCACCGACCGCCTGGCACAGTTGACCAGCGAAGTGACCTTGTACAAGGCCTTGGGTGGTGGCTGGAATGAGCAAACGGCGCAGAACCAGCCGCCGAAGAAGCAAGAAGCACCAGAACTGAAGTTGTTCTGACCGCAACCCTCAAGCCCTCCTTCGCTGCATTTGCAGTGAGGGGGGCTTGTCCTGTGGCGAGGGGGCTTGTCCCCCGTTGGGGCGCGAAGCGGCCCTGAAACCAGGCGCTGAGTTTTTTCTGAAAGAATGCGGTGATGCCTATTAGGGCCGCTTCGCGCCCCAACGGGGGACAAGCCCCCTCGCCACAGACAAGCCCGATATCACAGGCAAGCCCCATCACCACAAGCAAGCCCCACCGCCCTGCTCCACTTGTCCCTGCGCAAAACCGGTTGATCGTCAGCTAGCCGATAAGTCTGCTGTAAAACCGCGACAATCTTGCTGTATGGTGCGCGCCCGTCGCTGCCGCTTCCGCTCGACAGCGGCCTCTACTTGAGCCTGCGCACAGCATGAAATCCTTCGCCATTGCCTCCGTACTACTCGCCCTGGCGCTAAGCCTCAGCGGCTGCATTGGCGCGCCCATCGTCCTGACATCACAGACTGCAGAACGCCTGGAAGCCCAGGCGCCGATGCGCTTTTTGCTGACCTTCGATGACAGCCCCAGCGCCTCCGGCTATGCCAACCCCAGCCGCTCGGTGATCGCCGACCTGGCCGACAATCCCGTACAACCGGGCATCAAGGCAATCTTCTTTTTACAGACCGAGTCGGCACGTGGCGGCGGCAGCGAGCGTGGTCGTAAAACCATGCAGCGCGAGCACGCGGCCGGCCATATCCTGGCCTTTCACACCGCGACGCGCTGGCATACCAACCATCGCTTGCTGGATGACGAAGAACTGGCGCAGACCCTACGCCAGGGCGCGGCGAGCATCGCTTCAATCACCGGCAGGGCGCCCCGGCTGATTCGTCCACCCTTCTGGAATTACGACAAACGCACCTTCACCGCGTATCGGCAACAGGGCATGCACATCCTGTTGACGGACTTGAGCGCCAATGACGGCAAGATATGGGGTTTCAATGCCAGCCCCAGGCGCCGAGCCAACCTGCTGCTGCAACTGTCGCAAGTGCGAGAACGCATCGCCCTCGGCGAACTGCCAACAGTGGACGGCGTAATCCCGGTGGTGGTGACCTTTCACGACATCAACCGCTATACCGCGCGGCACATGAAGGAATACCTGCAGATTCTGATCGACAGCGCTCAAGCCAATGGCCTGAAAACCGCTGCCGAACCGTTCTACACCGACTCTGCCAGCCTGGAACGCGCCGCTCTGGCGCGCACGGTGAAAGACATCGATGAAGTGGTGCATCTGCCGGGGATTTGGCATTGGCTGTGGGAAGATGATTCCCACTGACTATACCCGCGTGGTCAACTCTGCTCCCGCGATTCGACGCCCAACTCATCCCAGACGGACTCGGCCAGGTGAAAGGTCGCATTGGCCGCCGGAATCCCGCAGTAGATCGCGCTCTGCATCAACACTTCCTTGATCTCGGCGCGCGTCACGCCATTGCTGGCGGCGGCGCGCAGGTGCAGCTTCAGCTCCTCGTTGCGGTTCATGCCGATCAGCATCGCGATGGTAATCAGGCTGCGGGTGTGCCGGGGCAAGCCCGGACGGGTCCAGATGTCACCCCAGGCGTGGCGGGTGATCATTTCCTGAAACTCGCTGTTGAACTCGGTCAGCGCGTTCAGGCTGCGATCGACATGCGCATCGCCCAGGACTTCACGACGCACCTTGAGGCCGTCGGCATAACGTTGTTTTTCGTCCACGAAAGATTCCTCAGCGGGCCAGCAGGAATGACAGCACCAGGTCGCTGAACGCAGCACCGGCCTGCACGTTGGACAAGTGCGCCGCAGGGAACTCGGCGTACTCGGCGCCCTTCACCTGCGCCTGAATGAACTGGCTGCCCGACGGCGGCGTGACCGCATCTTCGGTGCCGGCAATCACCAGCGTCGGCCGCGTGATCGACGACAATTGCTGACGAAAATCCGCATCCCGCACCGCCGCACAGTTGGCGGCATAACCTTGGGGTGAGGTGGCCGCCAGCATGTCGGTAATGCGTTTGGCCTGGCCAGGGTTGGCCTCGGAAAAATCAGCGGTGAACCAACGCGCAATCGACGCATCACGCAACGCCACCATCGCGGCCTGGCCATCGCGCAAGACCATTTCGATCCGCGGGTTCCATATCTCGGGAGTGCCGATCTTCGCCGCCGTATTGCACACTACAAGTCGCAGCAAGCGTTCGCCAGCATTAATACCCAGCCATTGGCCGATCAACCCGCCCATGGACAGACCGCAAAAATGTGCGCGCTGGATGTGCAGCGCATCCAGCAGCGCCAGCACGTCACGACCCAATTGCTCGATGCTGTAAGGACCTTCGGTGACCAGGGACTTGCCATGGCCACGGGTGTCGAGGCGCAACACCTGAAAATGCTCGGTGAACGCCGGCATCTGGGTGTCCCACATGTGCAAGTCGGTACCCAATGAGTTGGAGAGCACCAATACCGGCGCGCCTTGTGGGCCTTCAAGTTGATAGTTCAGTTCGCCATCAGCGAGTTGTACACGTGCCATAGCAGCCTCCTCAGGCAGAAAATCCAAAGTGTCCCGCGACCGCGCGGCTGACCCAGGTGTGCGCCTGGCCCAGATAGCGCGCCGGGTCCAACAAGCGATCCAGTTCGACCGCCGAGAGCTCGGCGGTCACTTGCGGTTCATCGGCCAACACCGCGCGCAGGTGCCGTTGTTCGGCAACGGCGCGTTTGCAGCACTGCTCCAGCAAATGGTGTGCGGTTTCGCGCCCCAGGCGTTGAGCCAGCACGATGCTGACGGCCTCGGCCAGCACCAGGCCTTGGGTCAAAT is from Pseudomonas mucidolens and encodes:
- a CDS encoding polysaccharide deacetylase family protein, with the protein product MKSFAIASVLLALALSLSGCIGAPIVLTSQTAERLEAQAPMRFLLTFDDSPSASGYANPSRSVIADLADNPVQPGIKAIFFLQTESARGGGSERGRKTMQREHAAGHILAFHTATRWHTNHRLLDDEELAQTLRQGAASIASITGRAPRLIRPPFWNYDKRTFTAYRQQGMHILLTDLSANDGKIWGFNASPRRRANLLLQLSQVRERIALGELPTVDGVIPVVVTFHDINRYTARHMKEYLQILIDSAQANGLKTAAEPFYTDSASLERAALARTVKDIDEVVHLPGIWHWLWEDDSH
- a CDS encoding efflux RND transporter permease subunit, which encodes MSKFFIDRPIFAWVISLVIMLVGALSILKLPINQYPAIAPTAIDIQATYPGASAQTVQDTVVQVIEQQLNGIDNLRYVSSESNSDGSMTITATFNQGTNPDIAQVQVQNKLNLATPLLPQEVQQQGIRVTKSVKNFLMVIGLVSEDGSMNKDDLSNYIVSNIQDPISRTSGVGDFQVFGSQYAMRIWLDPAKLNNFQMTPVDVSNAVQAQNVQVATGQLGGLPALPGTQLNATIIGKTRLQTAEQFEKILLRVNADGSQVRLSDVARVELGGQNYSISAQFNGKPASGMAIKLASGANALDTAKAIRETVASLEPFFPPGMKAVVPYDTTPVVTESISGVVHTLIEAIVLVFLVMYLFLQNFRATIITTMTVPVVLLGTFGILAAFGFTINTLTMFGMILAIGLLVDDAIVVVENVERVMAEEHLSPKEATVKSMSQIQGALVGIALVLSAVLLPMAFFGGSTGVIYKQFSITIVSAMGLSVLVALIFTPALCATMLKPIDPEKHGQPKRGFFGWFNRSFDRGVLSYERGVGNMIKHKAPSFLVYLIIFAGMIWLFTRIPSAFLPEEDQGVIFAQVQTPVGSSAERTQTVIDNMRAYLLNDKEGEPGEGKAVSSVFTVNGFNFAGRGQSSGLAFVMLKPWDERDASTSVFEVAKRAQGYFSQTFKDAMVFAIVPPSVLELGNATGFDVFLQDQGGVGHDKLMQARNQFLGMASQSKILAGVRPNGVNDEPQYELTIDDEKASAQGVSLASINQTLAIALGGSYINDFIDRGRVKKVYIQGEVASRMTPEDLTKWFVRSDDGKMVPLSAIASGDWIFGSPKLSRYNGVAAMEILGTPAPGYSTGDAMAEVERIAKQLPAGIGYAWTGLSYEERLSGSQAPALYALSLLVVFLCLAALYESWSIPIAVVLVVPLGVIGALMATSLRGLSNDVFFQVGLLVTVGLASKNAILIVEFAKELHEQGKGIVEAAIEASRMRLRPIIMTSMAFILGVLPLAISSGAGSGSQHAIGTGVIGGMITATVLAVFWVPLFFVTVSSIGSRKKTAKSDTPQTPKEAG
- the pcaD gene encoding 3-oxoadipate enol-lactonase codes for the protein MARVQLADGELNYQLEGPQGAPVLVLSNSLGTDLHMWDTQMPAFTEHFQVLRLDTRGHGKSLVTEGPYSIEQLGRDVLALLDALHIQRAHFCGLSMGGLIGQWLGINAGERLLRLVVCNTAAKIGTPEIWNPRIEMVLRDGQAAMVALRDASIARWFTADFSEANPGQAKRITDMLAATSPQGYAANCAAVRDADFRQQLSSITRPTLVIAGTEDAVTPPSGSQFIQAQVKGAEYAEFPAAHLSNVQAGAAFSDLVLSFLLAR
- the adeC gene encoding AdeC/AdeK/OprM family multidrug efflux complex outer membrane factor, producing MRKSLLSLAVTAIVLSGCSLIPDYQQPEAPVAAQFPQGPAYSSAQAPSQAAAEQGWKQFFHDPALQQLIQVALVNNRDLRVAALNIDAFAAQYRIQRADLFPAVSANGSGNRQRVPARASQTGEAGITSSYSATLGINSYELDLFGRVRSLSEEALQRYFATEEARRSTQISLVASVANAYLTWQADKELLKLTQDTLDTFEQSYKLTSRSNEVGVASALDLSQARTSVESARVQLARYTRQVAQDENNLTMLLGTSLPANIASKPLSDDLLSEVPAGLPSDLLQRRPDILQAEYNLKAANANIGAARAAFFPSISLTANAGTLSPDLGGLFKGGSGTWSFAPQINIPIFNAGSLRASLDYSKIQKEINVANYEKAIQTAFQEVSDGLAARATYNQQLQAQRDFVEANQDYHRLAERRYRIGVDSNLTFLDAQRQLFSAQQTLITDRLAQLTSEVTLYKALGGGWNEQTAQNQPPKKQEAPELKLF
- the pcaC gene encoding 4-carboxymuconolactone decarboxylase; protein product: MDEKQRYADGLKVRREVLGDAHVDRSLNALTEFNSEFQEMITRHAWGDIWTRPGLPRHTRSLITIAMLIGMNRNEELKLHLRAAASNGVTRAEIKEVLMQSAIYCGIPAANATFHLAESVWDELGVESREQS